CTTCCTCTTTGTCTTACTTTTTCGCACTACGCTCTACCAGTGACTTCACACGACAAACGCGAGGATGCGGATGAAACGGGATATTTCAGCAGGGAGCCTTATTTCTCTCTTTTTGCTCGCCATCATCACGCTGAACGTGGCCGTGCTCTGGGTGCAAAATTACCAGGCGGAGAGCGTGCCCGTTAGCGCCTCAGCTGACCGCTGTGTTAACGCCGCACCAGAATATTGTGAAGACGATGTACTGCCCGCAGGGCCGCTGCCCGGCGAGCCGCCATTACACGTGACTGAAGATATTTTGCCTCCCGTAAGCCCGCGCTTTTCTCCCGCGCAACTCGCGCTCTACCGTAATGATGATATGTATTGGCCGGACGACCTGCCCGATGATGATTTCTGGCTGGGCGAGGAGTCGGGCGAACCGTGGTAATTCAGGACTCAACTGTCATTACTCTTCTTCCTTTTGCCTGGGCGACGCGGCGTTTCTGAAGACGCCTCGCAGCGTCACGATTCCCTCCTTTACGCCTTTTCATAAACACGCATAGTGATCTTTGTGTTTGTCATCGGCCTGTACAGGCCATTTGTTTTCGTGTGTATGCATGTGTATATTATGAGGGCCAGGAGGGCGGATGAGATCCAGCGAGCTTATCAGGCGGCTGCAGACGGCAGGATGTGAATGCGTGAGGCATAACGGCGGCAGTCATCAAATATGGTGGTCGCCGCTCACGGGCAAAACGTTTCCCGTCCCGCACCCGAAAAAGGATCTGCCGCCGGGAACGCTAAACGCCATCCTGAAAATGGCCGGTCTTAAACCATAACTCGCCGGAGGCAAACATGTTTTTTTCTGTAGGCGTTGAAACGCCCGCGAGCGTTGATATGGCGTGGGGCATCGTGGTGCCTGCTTTATGCAATGAGGAATTTGGCTGTTATTCCGCAGTCGACGACAAAGCGGGTATTGCGCCTGCCGCTCGCGAGGCGATTTTGCTGGTGCTTGAAGAGATGATCCGTAGCGGTAAATATCGCGCGGAGGCGATCAGGGATGCCGGTCATCTCACCTACGCCGCGCACCCGGATTATCGCGCGTATGACAGCTGGTTCGTGATTGAGGTGGATCTGAGCGGGCTGGAAGGGCGTCAGCAGCGCATTAATATCACGCTGCCGGATACGCTTATCCAGCGCATCGACAACCGGGTTAAAGCGAGCGACGGGCGATACCGCGACCGCAGTCACTTTCTGGCGCAGGCGGCGCGCCATGCGCTACAGGGCGAATAATTCTGTTCAGCTGCTCCCTGAGCGCAGGGAGCGCAGGCTCAATCCTTCGGCGCAAGCGATGCAAAGGCGGCGCGGATCTCGTCTTCCGGCAGATGCGCGCCGATAAACACCAGCGTGCTGTGCGGCGTTTCGTCGCTCGCCCATTCGCGGTCCCAGTCGGCGCTGTAAAGCCGCTGGACGCCCTGGAACAACAAACGGCGCGGTTCGTCCTGAATATAGAGCATCCCTTTGTAGCGCATCAGGTTATCGGCGAACTCTAACAGCAGTTCTTCCATCACGCGGGAAACCGCATCCAGCGCCACCGGGTAATCAAAATTCACCACAATAGAGGTGATATCGGTCTGCGCGGGGGGCGCGAAGTGAAAGCGCGGCGCGGGCTGTACGATGCGCTCTTCGAGCATAAAGCCCTGGGTGTCGAAAATCAGCCCCAGAGCCACCTCGCCATGCACCACTTTATGCACCGGCGCGCGGGCGTTAATGCGGCGCAGACGGGCCAGCAGCGCTTCGTCTTCGCCCGCCACATCGGTTTTAGTCAGCAGAATGCGATCGGCGTAGCCGATTTGCGACTGCGCCAGCGCGTAGCGGTCCATCTGCTGTCCGGCGTGTACGGCGTCCACCAGCGTGATGACGCCATCCAGCAGATAGCGCTCGCACAGGGTGTCATTGGAGAAGAACGTCTGGACGATCGGACCGGGGTCTGCCATGCCGGTACACTCGATGATCACCCGATCGAATGTGGTGACGCCGCCGTCCAGCAGTTCCAGCAAATCGAGCAGCGCCGATTCCAGTTCTTCCGAGCGGGTGCAGCAGATGCAGCCGTTGCTGAGCGTTTTCATTTGCGTGGCGCGGCTGCCTAAGATTTCGCTGTCGATGGGCGTTTCGCCGAATTCGTTTTCAATGACCGCGATTTTATAGCCGTGGTTGGCTTCGAGAATATGACGCAGCAGCGTGGTTTTTCCGGCGCCAAGAAAGCCGGTTAATAGCGTGACCGCAACGGGTTGCATGTTTACCTCCGGTAAGTGTCAGCAGCAGCGCATGCCGCCTTCGCTGCTTCCGCCGTAACGCGCTTGCTGGCGCTCGCGGAAGAATTCGTCGTAGGTCATATACGGTTTATCCGGGTGATTGGTCTTCATATGCTCAACGTAGTTGTCATAG
This sequence is a window from Cronobacter sakazakii. Protein-coding genes within it:
- a CDS encoding type II toxin-antitoxin system HicB family antitoxin, encoding MFFSVGVETPASVDMAWGIVVPALCNEEFGCYSAVDDKAGIAPAAREAILLVLEEMIRSGKYRAEAIRDAGHLTYAAHPDYRAYDSWFVIEVDLSGLEGRQQRINITLPDTLIQRIDNRVKASDGRYRDRSHFLAQAARHALQGE
- a CDS encoding type II toxin-antitoxin system HicA family toxin encodes the protein MRSSELIRRLQTAGCECVRHNGGSHQIWWSPLTGKTFPVPHPKKDLPPGTLNAILKMAGLKP
- the yjiA gene encoding GTPase, translating into MQPVAVTLLTGFLGAGKTTLLRHILEANHGYKIAVIENEFGETPIDSEILGSRATQMKTLSNGCICCTRSEELESALLDLLELLDGGVTTFDRVIIECTGMADPGPIVQTFFSNDTLCERYLLDGVITLVDAVHAGQQMDRYALAQSQIGYADRILLTKTDVAGEDEALLARLRRINARAPVHKVVHGEVALGLIFDTQGFMLEERIVQPAPRFHFAPPAQTDITSIVVNFDYPVALDAVSRVMEELLLEFADNLMRYKGMLYIQDEPRRLLFQGVQRLYSADWDREWASDETPHSTLVFIGAHLPEDEIRAAFASLAPKD
- a CDS encoding YbdD/YjiX family protein, with product MFGNLGQAKKYLGQAAKMLIGIPDYDNYVEHMKTNHPDKPYMTYDEFFRERQQARYGGSSEGGMRCC